From one Halothece sp. PCC 7418 genomic stretch:
- the nuoK gene encoding NADH-quinone oxidoreductase subunit NuoK, whose product MELQLEYYLILAAGLFCIGIYGLVTSRNVVRVLMSIELLLNAVNLNLIGFSSFVDPVEIKGQVFSVFVIIVAAAESAVGLAIILAIYRNRNTVDMERFNLLKW is encoded by the coding sequence ATGGAATTACAATTAGAATATTACTTAATTCTTGCTGCTGGTTTATTTTGCATTGGCATTTATGGCTTAGTGACCAGTCGCAATGTGGTTCGTGTATTGATGTCGATTGAATTGTTACTGAATGCGGTAAATTTAAACTTAATTGGCTTTTCTAGTTTTGTTGACCCCGTTGAGATCAAAGGTCAAGTCTTTTCTGTTTTTGTGATTATTGTTGCAGCAGCAGAATCAGCCGTTGGTTTGGCGATTATTCTTGCCATTTACCGCAACCGCAATACCGTCGATATGGAACGGTTTAATTTACTGAAGTGGTAA
- a CDS encoding NADH-quinone oxidoreductase subunit J, protein MDLAQGVQFVSFLVLATMMFAAALGVVLLRNIVYSAFLLGGVFISISGLYLLLNAEFVAASQILVYVGAVNVLILFAIMLVNKKETFPAISRSWIRSVATALVCIGLFALLGTMAISTPWSIADRAGVVTDGSIIKIGKHFFSDYLLPFELASVLLLITMVGAIILARRDLIPEEKQPDLAQTEAYQLQERPRELISVGQDQSEN, encoded by the coding sequence GTGGATTTAGCACAAGGCGTTCAATTTGTATCGTTTCTCGTTTTAGCAACGATGATGTTTGCTGCTGCTTTAGGAGTTGTCCTCCTTAGAAACATCGTCTATTCTGCCTTTTTATTAGGTGGGGTTTTTATTAGTATTTCAGGGCTATATTTATTACTGAATGCGGAATTTGTCGCAGCCTCTCAAATCTTAGTTTATGTCGGTGCGGTCAATGTTTTAATTTTATTTGCCATTATGCTGGTCAACAAAAAAGAAACCTTTCCTGCCATTAGTCGCAGTTGGATTCGCAGTGTGGCAACGGCTTTAGTTTGTATTGGTTTATTTGCTTTATTGGGAACAATGGCGATTTCTACCCCTTGGTCCATTGCCGATCGCGCAGGCGTGGTCACCGATGGCTCAATTATTAAAATTGGCAAACATTTCTTTAGTGATTACCTCTTACCCTTTGAACTGGCCTCTGTTCTTTTATTAATTACTATGGTAGGCGCGATTATTCTTGCCCGTCGCGATTTAATTCCCGAAGAAAAACAGCCCGATTTAGCGCAAACGGAAGCCTATCAACTGCAAGAACGTCCCCGAGAACTCATTTCTGTGGGACAAGATCAATCTGAAAATTAA
- the ndhI gene encoding NAD(P)H-quinone oxidoreductase subunit I — translation MFNILKQVGDYAKTSWQSAKYIGQGLSVTFDHLRRRPVTVQYPYEKVIPSERYRGRIHFEFDKCISCEVCVRVCPINLPVVDWEFEKVGKKKQKKLKHYSIDFGVCIFCGNCVEYCPTNCISMTEDYELASFDRHELNYDNVAMGRIPYKVTQDPMVTPLREFAYLPKGVSDPHDLPEGSLRAGRYPQDILEELQDQQEEDKKEEASKN, via the coding sequence ATGTTTAACATTCTCAAACAAGTCGGTGACTACGCGAAAACGTCTTGGCAATCGGCAAAATATATTGGTCAAGGGTTATCGGTAACCTTTGACCACCTACGCCGTCGTCCCGTTACCGTTCAATATCCCTACGAAAAAGTGATTCCATCAGAACGCTATCGCGGTCGAATTCACTTTGAATTTGATAAGTGTATCTCCTGTGAAGTTTGCGTTCGCGTTTGTCCGATTAATCTCCCCGTTGTTGATTGGGAGTTTGAAAAAGTCGGTAAGAAAAAACAGAAAAAACTCAAACACTATAGTATCGACTTCGGCGTTTGCATTTTCTGTGGCAATTGTGTGGAATATTGTCCCACCAACTGCATCTCCATGACAGAAGATTACGAACTCGCCAGCTTTGATCGTCACGAACTCAACTATGATAATGTTGCCATGGGGCGCATTCCCTATAAAGTGACTCAAGATCCAATGGTGACTCCGCTTAGAGAGTTTGCTTATCTCCCGAAAGGAGTGAGCGATCCCCATGATTTACCAGAAGGATCATTGCGGGCGGGTCGTTATCCCCAAGACATTCTTGAGGAACTTCAAGATCAACAAGAAGAAGACAAGAAAGAAGAAGCCAGTAAAAATTAA